A stretch of DNA from Endozoicomonas sp. 8E:
ATCGTGTGCATCCAGGATTCAGGCGGATATTGTAAATAAACGGCATAGTGAAACAGGTAGCCAAAACCATAAAGCCCTATAGCCATGCCAATGACACTGATAATGCCTGCCAGCTTTCTCTCATCAATACTTTTGGCCAGGAGTAATGTGCTCATCATCAGTAAACCATAGAGCCCAACCTCCTGAATGCCTTTTAACGGATACTCACTCATTAATGCCGAGCATGATCCAAACGCTAAGCCAAGGAAGATCAAGACTCTGGCCAGAACGGGCAAATAAGCAAAGCTATTCAGGGACTGATAGCAAACCATAAACAACCCAGAGGCAACAGCAAGAAAAACAACTTGAACAACTCGCCTGAAATTGTAGCTGGACAGTCCGAAATCCCAGATTAGAAAAGCCGACCACATTGCCAGCAGTGTCAGCGCTATTAAAAGAAACACTGCGCTTTTATGGTAGGACTGATCAATGACTGTGAGCATGAGAGCTGAATTTATGTGGACATAATCATCATGTATCGGCTGTGAGCCAGACAAGAGTAGTGAAAAAAATAAAAAGCAAAATAACAAAATAAAAAATCAAAAAGCAATAAAAACAATAAAAAGCAGCAATAAAAAGGACAATAGAGCAATAAAAAAGCAATAAAAAGGACACCCACAAAAATGAAATAACAAATTAAAGAGCAATAAAAAGGACACCCAATAAAAAGGACACCCAATAAAAAGGACACCCACAAAAAAAATTAAAAAGGACACCCATATATTTGACCAATCGACCGATTAAGCTATTTTTCTCATATTTCCGATTTTTACCCAATAAAAAGGACACCCACAAAAATGAAATAACAAATTAAAAAGAATAAATTAAAAAGGAACAAATTAAAAAGAATTAAAAAGGACACCCATATATTTGACCAATCGACCGATTAAGCTATTTTTCTCATGTTTCCGATTTTTACCCACCATAGTAACTGGGGATCCCATGACACAAGCCCGCAGCAACCTGATTGATTCAGGTTCGACACCCTATTACCACTGTGTGTCTCGGTGCGTCCGCAGGGCTTACTTGTGTGGTGAGGATCATCTGACCGGGAATAATTTTGAGCATCGCAGGCAGTGGGTGGTCGACCGTCTGCGTACATTGGCCTCTATCTTTGCCATCGAAGTCTGTGCTTATGCTGTGATGTCTAATCATTATCACCTAGTACTACACATTAACACCAGTGAGGCTGATAAGTGGAATCGAGATGAAATACTGCGGCGATGGACTGCCCTTTTCACAGGTCCATTATTGATCCAACGCTATTTGAGCAATGCTACGCTCAGCTGCTCAGAACTCAACCGTGTCGATGAATATGTGGCAGAGTATCATAGCCGTTTGAAGAGTATCAGCTGGTTTATGCGTTGTTTGAACGAACATCTGGCCCGTGAAGCCAACAGGGAAGATGGTTGTAAAGGCCGATTCTGGGAAGGACGTTTTAAGAGCCAGGCGTTACTGGATGAAGCCGCTTTACTGACCTGTATGGCTTATGTTGATCTAAACCCTATCAGAGCAAAGCTTGCATCAACACCAGAGCAATCAGACTATACCTCCATCCAGAAACGCATTGAAAAAACTACCGAAGCAACAGATAGCAGGCAGCCGTTCATGTTGAAGCCTTTTCAGCACCAGGAGCAAGACCCGAATAAAACATTGCCATATATTCTTCATGATTATCTGGAGCTGGTCGACTGGAGTGGAAGAGCGGTCAGAATGAATAAGAAAGGTTCCATTGCGGAAAGCTCACCTCCTATCTTGGCAAGACTTGAAAT
This window harbors:
- a CDS encoding transposase, which produces MTQARSNLIDSGSTPYYHCVSRCVRRAYLCGEDHLTGNNFEHRRQWVVDRLRTLASIFAIEVCAYAVMSNHYHLVLHINTSEADKWNRDEILRRWTALFTGPLLIQRYLSNATLSCSELNRVDEYVAEYHSRLKSISWFMRCLNEHLAREANREDGCKGRFWEGRFKSQALLDEAALLTCMAYVDLNPIRAKLASTPEQSDYTSIQKRIEKTTEATDSRQPFMLKPFQHQEQDPNKTLPYILHDYLELVDWSGRAVRMNKKGSIAESSPPILARLEIDGDEWLKTMSRKNRFYRAAGRLKAMKAYAISTGQHWLQGLYYCGRLFQSG